The following coding sequences are from one Nicotiana tabacum cultivar K326 chromosome 1, ASM71507v2, whole genome shotgun sequence window:
- the LOC107761031 gene encoding jasmonoyl--L-amino acid synthetase JAR6 isoform X1: MITLVFGDFIETSSAFMKIMKMVVEKIETKFDQEKVIEEFEDLTKDGGRIQEETLKKILEQNGGTEYLEQWGLNGRTDPQTFKNCVPIVTHNDLEPYIQRIADGDLSPILTGKPVETISLSSGTTQGKPKFVPFNDELMESTMQIFKTSFAFRNREFPIGNGKALQFIYSSKQFKTKGGLSAGTATTNVYRNAQFKKTMKAMCTPCCSPDEVIFGPDFHQSLYCHLLCGLIFRDEVQVVSSTFAHSIVHAFRTFEQVWEALVVDIREGVLSSRVTVPSIRLAMSKLLKPDPELADTIYKKCSRLSNWYGLIPELFPNTRYIYGIMTGSMEPYLKKLRHYAGELSLLSADYGSSEGWVGVNVNPKLPPELVTYAVLPNIGYFEFIPIGGNLNGMEQANSPVGLTEVKLGEEYEIVFTNFAGLYRYRLGDVVKIKGFHNGTPELQFVCRSNLLLSINIDKNTEKDLQLAVEAAAKSLVDEKLEVVDFTSHVNVSADPGRYVIFWELSGEATDEMLQDCCNCLDRSFIDAGYVSSRKVNAIGALELRIVKRGTFHKILDHFVGLGGAVSQFKTPRCVGPKNSSLLQILSSNVAETYVSSAFC, encoded by the exons ATGATTACTTTGGTTTTTGGTGACTTTATTGAAACAAGTTCTGCTTTCAT GAAAATCATGAAGATGGTGGTAGAGAAGATTGAGACGAAGTTTGATCAAGAAAAAGTGATTGAGGAATTTGAGGATTTGACAAAAGATGGTGGCAGAATTCAAGAAGAGACACTTAAAAAGATACTGGAACAGAATGGAGGGACAGAATATTTGGAGCAATGGGGTTTGAATGGCAGAACTGATCCTCAGACTTTCAAGAATTGTGTCCCTATTGTCACTCACAATGATTTAGAGCcttatattcaaagaattgcTGATGGTGATCTTTCTCCCATTCTTACTGGAAAACCAGTTGAAACCATCTCATTGAG TTCTGGTACAACTCAAGGGAAGCCAAAGTTTGTACCTTTCAATGATGAATTGATGGAGTCTACTATGCAGATATTCAAGACCTCTTTTGCCTTTAGGAACAG agAATTTCCAATTGGGAATGGAAAGGCTTTGCAGTTTATTTACAGCAGCAAACAGTTCAAAACAAAGGGAGGTTTATCAGCTGGAACAGCCACTACCAATGTGTACAGAAATGCACAATTCAAGAAGACAATGAAAGCAATGTGTACTCCATGTTGTAGTCCTGATGAAGTAATATTTGGCCCTGACTTTCACCAATCGTTATACTGCCACCTTTTGTGTGGGCTCATTTTTCGCGATGAAGTTCAAGTTGTTTCGTCTACCTTTGCCCATAGCATTGTTCATGCTTTTCGAACTTTTGAACAAGTATGGGAAGCACTTGTTGTTGACATAAGAGAGGGAGTCCTGTCGAGTAGAGTCACTGTCCCGTCCATAAGATTAGCCATGTCAAAGTTGCTGAAGCCTGATCCGGAACTGGCTGATACAATTTATAAAAAGTGCTCGAGATTAAGCAATTGGTACGGCTTGATTCCTGAACTCTTCCCAAACACAAGGTACATATATGGTATCATGACAGGATCAATGGAACCTTACTTGAAGAAACTGAGGCATTATGCTGGGGAGTTATCTTTATTGAGTGCAGATTATGGTTCTTCTGAAGGATGGGTTGGAGTAAACGTTAACCCGAAATTGCCCCCTGAGCTAGTCACTTATGCAGTATTGCCAAATATTGGTTATTTTGAATTCATTCCTATCGGGGGAAATCTCAATGGCATGGAGCAAGCAAATTCTCCTGTGGGTCTGACTGAAGTTAAACTTGGCGAAGAGTATGAAATTGTCTTTACCAATTTTGCAG GTTTATATCGTTATAGACTAGGTGATGTGGTAAAGATAAAAGGCTTCCACAATGGGACTCCAGAGCTCCAGTTTGTATGCAGAAGCAACCTTTTGCTTAGCATTAACATTGACAAGAACACAGAGAAAGATTTACAACTAGCCGTGGAAGCTGCAGCAAAGAGCTTAGTAGACGAAAAACTAGAAGTGGTGGACTTCACGAGCCATGTCAATGTCTCAGCTGATCCGGGACGCTATGTCATCTTCTGGGAACTGAGTGGTGAAGCAACTGATGAAATGTTACAAGACTGCTGCAACTGTTTGGACAGGTCGTTCATCGATGCAGGCTACGTGAGCTCCCGGAAAGTGAATGCAATTGGAGCACTTGAGCTGAGGATTGTGAAGAGGGGAACATTTCATAAGATATTAGATCATTTTGTAGGATTAGGTGGTGCAGTTAGCCAGTTCAAAACCCCTAGGTGTGTTGGTCCAAAGAATAGCTCATTGCTCCAAATACTGTCTAGTAATGTTGCTGAGACCTATGTTAGTAGTGCCTTCTGTTGA
- the LOC107761031 gene encoding jasmonoyl--L-amino acid synthetase JAR6 isoform X4 — MKMVVEKIETKFDQEKVIEEFEDLTKDGGRIQEETLKKILEQNGGTEYLEQWGLNGRTDPQTFKNCVPIVTHNDLEPYIQRIADGDLSPILTGKPVETISLSSGTTQGKPKFVPFNDELMESTMQIFKTSFAFRNREFPIGNGKALQFIYSSKQFKTKGGLSAGTATTNVYRNAQFKKTMKAMCTPCCSPDEVIFGPDFHQSLYCHLLCGLIFRDEVQVVSSTFAHSIVHAFRTFEQVWEALVVDIREGVLSSRVTVPSIRLAMSKLLKPDPELADTIYKKCSRLSNWYGLIPELFPNTRYIYGIMTGSMEPYLKKLRHYAGELSLLSADYGSSEGWVGVNVNPKLPPELVTYAVLPNIGYFEFIPIGGNLNGMEQANSPVGLTEVKLGEEYEIVFTNFAGLYRYRLGDVVKIKGFHNGTPELQFVCRSNLLLSINIDKNTEKDLQLAVEAAAKSLVDEKLEVVDFTSHVNVSADPGRYVIFWELSGEATDEMLQDCCNCLDRSFIDAGYVSSRKVNAIGALELRIVKRGTFHKILDHFVGLGGAVSQFKTPRCVGPKNSSLLQILSSNVAETYVSSAFC; from the exons ATGAAGATGGTGGTAGAGAAGATTGAGACGAAGTTTGATCAAGAAAAAGTGATTGAGGAATTTGAGGATTTGACAAAAGATGGTGGCAGAATTCAAGAAGAGACACTTAAAAAGATACTGGAACAGAATGGAGGGACAGAATATTTGGAGCAATGGGGTTTGAATGGCAGAACTGATCCTCAGACTTTCAAGAATTGTGTCCCTATTGTCACTCACAATGATTTAGAGCcttatattcaaagaattgcTGATGGTGATCTTTCTCCCATTCTTACTGGAAAACCAGTTGAAACCATCTCATTGAG TTCTGGTACAACTCAAGGGAAGCCAAAGTTTGTACCTTTCAATGATGAATTGATGGAGTCTACTATGCAGATATTCAAGACCTCTTTTGCCTTTAGGAACAG agAATTTCCAATTGGGAATGGAAAGGCTTTGCAGTTTATTTACAGCAGCAAACAGTTCAAAACAAAGGGAGGTTTATCAGCTGGAACAGCCACTACCAATGTGTACAGAAATGCACAATTCAAGAAGACAATGAAAGCAATGTGTACTCCATGTTGTAGTCCTGATGAAGTAATATTTGGCCCTGACTTTCACCAATCGTTATACTGCCACCTTTTGTGTGGGCTCATTTTTCGCGATGAAGTTCAAGTTGTTTCGTCTACCTTTGCCCATAGCATTGTTCATGCTTTTCGAACTTTTGAACAAGTATGGGAAGCACTTGTTGTTGACATAAGAGAGGGAGTCCTGTCGAGTAGAGTCACTGTCCCGTCCATAAGATTAGCCATGTCAAAGTTGCTGAAGCCTGATCCGGAACTGGCTGATACAATTTATAAAAAGTGCTCGAGATTAAGCAATTGGTACGGCTTGATTCCTGAACTCTTCCCAAACACAAGGTACATATATGGTATCATGACAGGATCAATGGAACCTTACTTGAAGAAACTGAGGCATTATGCTGGGGAGTTATCTTTATTGAGTGCAGATTATGGTTCTTCTGAAGGATGGGTTGGAGTAAACGTTAACCCGAAATTGCCCCCTGAGCTAGTCACTTATGCAGTATTGCCAAATATTGGTTATTTTGAATTCATTCCTATCGGGGGAAATCTCAATGGCATGGAGCAAGCAAATTCTCCTGTGGGTCTGACTGAAGTTAAACTTGGCGAAGAGTATGAAATTGTCTTTACCAATTTTGCAG GTTTATATCGTTATAGACTAGGTGATGTGGTAAAGATAAAAGGCTTCCACAATGGGACTCCAGAGCTCCAGTTTGTATGCAGAAGCAACCTTTTGCTTAGCATTAACATTGACAAGAACACAGAGAAAGATTTACAACTAGCCGTGGAAGCTGCAGCAAAGAGCTTAGTAGACGAAAAACTAGAAGTGGTGGACTTCACGAGCCATGTCAATGTCTCAGCTGATCCGGGACGCTATGTCATCTTCTGGGAACTGAGTGGTGAAGCAACTGATGAAATGTTACAAGACTGCTGCAACTGTTTGGACAGGTCGTTCATCGATGCAGGCTACGTGAGCTCCCGGAAAGTGAATGCAATTGGAGCACTTGAGCTGAGGATTGTGAAGAGGGGAACATTTCATAAGATATTAGATCATTTTGTAGGATTAGGTGGTGCAGTTAGCCAGTTCAAAACCCCTAGGTGTGTTGGTCCAAAGAATAGCTCATTGCTCCAAATACTGTCTAGTAATGTTGCTGAGACCTATGTTAGTAGTGCCTTCTGTTGA
- the LOC107761031 gene encoding jasmonoyl--L-amino acid synthetase JAR6 isoform X3 — translation MKIMKMVVEKIETKFDQEKVIEEFEDLTKDGGRIQEETLKKILEQNGGTEYLEQWGLNGRTDPQTFKNCVPIVTHNDLEPYIQRIADGDLSPILTGKPVETISLSSGTTQGKPKFVPFNDELMESTMQIFKTSFAFRNREFPIGNGKALQFIYSSKQFKTKGGLSAGTATTNVYRNAQFKKTMKAMCTPCCSPDEVIFGPDFHQSLYCHLLCGLIFRDEVQVVSSTFAHSIVHAFRTFEQVWEALVVDIREGVLSSRVTVPSIRLAMSKLLKPDPELADTIYKKCSRLSNWYGLIPELFPNTRYIYGIMTGSMEPYLKKLRHYAGELSLLSADYGSSEGWVGVNVNPKLPPELVTYAVLPNIGYFEFIPIGGNLNGMEQANSPVGLTEVKLGEEYEIVFTNFAGLYRYRLGDVVKIKGFHNGTPELQFVCRSNLLLSINIDKNTEKDLQLAVEAAAKSLVDEKLEVVDFTSHVNVSADPGRYVIFWELSGEATDEMLQDCCNCLDRSFIDAGYVSSRKVNAIGALELRIVKRGTFHKILDHFVGLGGAVSQFKTPRCVGPKNSSLLQILSSNVAETYVSSAFC, via the exons AT GAAAATCATGAAGATGGTGGTAGAGAAGATTGAGACGAAGTTTGATCAAGAAAAAGTGATTGAGGAATTTGAGGATTTGACAAAAGATGGTGGCAGAATTCAAGAAGAGACACTTAAAAAGATACTGGAACAGAATGGAGGGACAGAATATTTGGAGCAATGGGGTTTGAATGGCAGAACTGATCCTCAGACTTTCAAGAATTGTGTCCCTATTGTCACTCACAATGATTTAGAGCcttatattcaaagaattgcTGATGGTGATCTTTCTCCCATTCTTACTGGAAAACCAGTTGAAACCATCTCATTGAG TTCTGGTACAACTCAAGGGAAGCCAAAGTTTGTACCTTTCAATGATGAATTGATGGAGTCTACTATGCAGATATTCAAGACCTCTTTTGCCTTTAGGAACAG agAATTTCCAATTGGGAATGGAAAGGCTTTGCAGTTTATTTACAGCAGCAAACAGTTCAAAACAAAGGGAGGTTTATCAGCTGGAACAGCCACTACCAATGTGTACAGAAATGCACAATTCAAGAAGACAATGAAAGCAATGTGTACTCCATGTTGTAGTCCTGATGAAGTAATATTTGGCCCTGACTTTCACCAATCGTTATACTGCCACCTTTTGTGTGGGCTCATTTTTCGCGATGAAGTTCAAGTTGTTTCGTCTACCTTTGCCCATAGCATTGTTCATGCTTTTCGAACTTTTGAACAAGTATGGGAAGCACTTGTTGTTGACATAAGAGAGGGAGTCCTGTCGAGTAGAGTCACTGTCCCGTCCATAAGATTAGCCATGTCAAAGTTGCTGAAGCCTGATCCGGAACTGGCTGATACAATTTATAAAAAGTGCTCGAGATTAAGCAATTGGTACGGCTTGATTCCTGAACTCTTCCCAAACACAAGGTACATATATGGTATCATGACAGGATCAATGGAACCTTACTTGAAGAAACTGAGGCATTATGCTGGGGAGTTATCTTTATTGAGTGCAGATTATGGTTCTTCTGAAGGATGGGTTGGAGTAAACGTTAACCCGAAATTGCCCCCTGAGCTAGTCACTTATGCAGTATTGCCAAATATTGGTTATTTTGAATTCATTCCTATCGGGGGAAATCTCAATGGCATGGAGCAAGCAAATTCTCCTGTGGGTCTGACTGAAGTTAAACTTGGCGAAGAGTATGAAATTGTCTTTACCAATTTTGCAG GTTTATATCGTTATAGACTAGGTGATGTGGTAAAGATAAAAGGCTTCCACAATGGGACTCCAGAGCTCCAGTTTGTATGCAGAAGCAACCTTTTGCTTAGCATTAACATTGACAAGAACACAGAGAAAGATTTACAACTAGCCGTGGAAGCTGCAGCAAAGAGCTTAGTAGACGAAAAACTAGAAGTGGTGGACTTCACGAGCCATGTCAATGTCTCAGCTGATCCGGGACGCTATGTCATCTTCTGGGAACTGAGTGGTGAAGCAACTGATGAAATGTTACAAGACTGCTGCAACTGTTTGGACAGGTCGTTCATCGATGCAGGCTACGTGAGCTCCCGGAAAGTGAATGCAATTGGAGCACTTGAGCTGAGGATTGTGAAGAGGGGAACATTTCATAAGATATTAGATCATTTTGTAGGATTAGGTGGTGCAGTTAGCCAGTTCAAAACCCCTAGGTGTGTTGGTCCAAAGAATAGCTCATTGCTCCAAATACTGTCTAGTAATGTTGCTGAGACCTATGTTAGTAGTGCCTTCTGTTGA